In Gambusia affinis linkage group LG08, SWU_Gaff_1.0, whole genome shotgun sequence, a single window of DNA contains:
- the far1 gene encoding fatty acyl-CoA reductase 1 isoform X2, giving the protein MVNIPEYYAGKNVLISGATGFMGKVLLEKLLRSCPGVKAVYVMVRSKAGQSPQARVADMINCKLFERLQAEQPDFAEKITAVNSDLTVLELDLSKEDQSILVETINVVFHCAATIRFNEPLKDAIQLNVLATQKMLALAHRMKHLEIFIHVSTAYAHCDREVIEEVVYPPPVNYRKLLDTLDWMDDDLVATLTPKLIGERPNTYTYTKALAEYLVQQEAGDLNVAIVRPSIVGASWKEPFPGWIDNFNGPSGIFIAAGKGILRTMRASNDAVADLVPVDVVINATLAAAWFSGSQRVNRPRSILVYNCTTGGINPFRWGEVEYHVISTFKRNPLEQAFRRPNVNLTSNHLINQYWIAVSHKAPAFLYDMYLRLIGREPRMMKTITRLHKAMMVLEYFTSHSWVWNTDNVAMLLSHMSPEDKKVFNFDVRQLHWAEYMENYCMGTKKYVLNEELSGLPAARKHLNKLRNIRYTFNTILVVLIWRIFIARSQMARNIWYFVVLGLLSNAQKTHLLCYLPSTLSLGASVCMVCASVDETSMIDSGIDEPLVSICPADLFPVVHNRSVLFQDCVWKGD; this is encoded by the exons ATGGTGAACATCCCAGAATACTATGCAGGGAAAAATGTGCTGATATCTGGAGCAACGGGCTTCATGGGAAAG GTTCTGCTGGAGAAGCTGCTGAGGTCCTGCCCTGGGGTCAAAGCCGTTTACGTAATGGTTAGGTCAAAAGCTGGGCAGAGCCCTCAAGCCCGTGTAGCCGACATGATTAACTGCAAG TTGTTTGAAAGATTGCAAGCAGAGCAGCCAGACTTTGCAGAGAAGATCACAGCAGTGAACAGTGACCTCACAGTACTGGAGCTCGATCTCAGCAAAGAGGATCAGAGCATCTTGGTTGAAACCATCAACGTTGTCTTCCACTGTGCGGCAACGATACGCTTCAATGAACCGCTCAA AGATGCAATCCAGCTGAATGTCCTGGCCACACAAAAGATGCTGGCCCTGGCCCACAGGATGAAGCACCTGGAGATTTTTATTCACGTCTCCACAGCTTACGCCCACTGTGACAGAGAGGTCATCGAGGAAGTCGTGTACCCGCCTCCTGTAAACTACCGCAAACTCCTTGACACTCTTGA CTGGATGGACGACGATTTGGTAGCAACACTGACCCCCAAGCTTATTGGAGAGCGCCCCAACACTTACACCTACACCAAAGCCTTGGCTGAGTATCTGGTGCAGCAGGAGGCTGGAGACCTCAATGTCGCCATCGTCAGACCCTCAATTGTTGGCGCCAGCTGGAAAGAGCCATTCCCC GGCTGGATTGACAACTTCAATGGACCCAGTGGAATATTTATCGCA GCTGGAAAGGGGATTCTGCGTACGATGAGAGCATCTAATGATGCCGTGGCTGACCTGGTCCCTGTAGATGTGGTCATTAATGCAACTCTAGCGGCAGCTTGGTTCTCTGGATCGCAACGAGTCAACAG GCCTAGAAGCATCCTGGTGTATAACTGCACAACTGGTGGGATCAACCCGTTTCGCTGGGGCGAAGTCG AGTACCATGTAATATCTACATTCAAGAGGAACCCCCTCGAACAGGCCTTCCGTCGGCCCAATGTTAATCTCACATCCAATCACCTAATCAATCAGTATTGGATTGCCGTGAGCCACAAGGCTCCGGCCTTCCTGTATGATATGTACCTGAGACTGATTGGACGAGAGCCCAG GATGATGAAGACAATCACTCGGCTGCACAAAGCCATGATGGTCCTGGAGTATTTCACCAGCCATTCATGGGTTTGGAACACAGACAACGTGGCCATGCTGCTGTCCCATATGAGCCCTGAGGACAAGAAG GTGTTCAACTTTGATGTGCGCCAGCTGCACTGGGCGGAGTACATGGAAAATTACTGCATGGGCACAAAAAAATATGTCCTCAATGAAGAGCTTTCAGGGCTGCCTGCTGCACGCAAACACCTCAACAA GCTGAGGAACATCCGCTACACCTTCAACACCATCCTGGTGGTTCTCATCTGGCGCATCTTCATCGCCCGGTCCCAAATGGCCCGCAACATCTGGTACTTTGTG gtactcggACTTCTCTCCAATGCCCAAAAAACACATCTGCTGTGTTATTTACCCTCTACATTGTCCTTGGGTGCGAGTGTGTGCATG GTTTGTGCTTCCGTAGATGAGACCAGCATGATTGACAGTGGAATAGATGAACCATTAGTCTCAATCTGTCCAGCTGACCTGTTTCCTGTGGTGCATAACAGATCTGTCCTCTTCCAGGACTGTGTCTGGAAGGGAGATTAA
- the far1 gene encoding fatty acyl-CoA reductase 1 isoform X6: MVNIPEYYAGKNVLISGATGFMGKVLLEKLLRSCPGVKAVYVMVRSKAGQSPQARVADMINCKLFERLQAEQPDFAEKITAVNSDLTVLELDLSKEDQSILVETINVVFHCAATIRFNEPLKDAIQLNVLATQKMLALAHRMKHLEIFIHVSTAYAHCDREVIEEVVYPPPVNYRKLLDTLDWMDDDLVATLTPKLIGERPNTYTYTKALAEYLVQQEAGDLNVAIVRPSIVGASWKEPFPGWIDNFNGPSGIFIAAGKGILRTMRASNDAVADLVPVDVVINATLAAAWFSGSQRVNRPRSILVYNCTTGGINPFRWGEVEYHVISTFKRNPLEQAFRRPNVNLTSNHLINQYWIAVSHKAPAFLYDMYLRLIGREPRMMKTITRLHKAMMVLEYFTSHSWVWNTDNVAMLLSHMSPEDKKVFNFDVRQLHWAEYMENYCMGTKKYVLNEELSGLPAARKHLNKLRNIRYTFNTILVVLIWRIFIARSQMARNIWYFVVSLCFKFLSYFRASSTMR; encoded by the exons ATGGTGAACATCCCAGAATACTATGCAGGGAAAAATGTGCTGATATCTGGAGCAACGGGCTTCATGGGAAAG GTTCTGCTGGAGAAGCTGCTGAGGTCCTGCCCTGGGGTCAAAGCCGTTTACGTAATGGTTAGGTCAAAAGCTGGGCAGAGCCCTCAAGCCCGTGTAGCCGACATGATTAACTGCAAG TTGTTTGAAAGATTGCAAGCAGAGCAGCCAGACTTTGCAGAGAAGATCACAGCAGTGAACAGTGACCTCACAGTACTGGAGCTCGATCTCAGCAAAGAGGATCAGAGCATCTTGGTTGAAACCATCAACGTTGTCTTCCACTGTGCGGCAACGATACGCTTCAATGAACCGCTCAA AGATGCAATCCAGCTGAATGTCCTGGCCACACAAAAGATGCTGGCCCTGGCCCACAGGATGAAGCACCTGGAGATTTTTATTCACGTCTCCACAGCTTACGCCCACTGTGACAGAGAGGTCATCGAGGAAGTCGTGTACCCGCCTCCTGTAAACTACCGCAAACTCCTTGACACTCTTGA CTGGATGGACGACGATTTGGTAGCAACACTGACCCCCAAGCTTATTGGAGAGCGCCCCAACACTTACACCTACACCAAAGCCTTGGCTGAGTATCTGGTGCAGCAGGAGGCTGGAGACCTCAATGTCGCCATCGTCAGACCCTCAATTGTTGGCGCCAGCTGGAAAGAGCCATTCCCC GGCTGGATTGACAACTTCAATGGACCCAGTGGAATATTTATCGCA GCTGGAAAGGGGATTCTGCGTACGATGAGAGCATCTAATGATGCCGTGGCTGACCTGGTCCCTGTAGATGTGGTCATTAATGCAACTCTAGCGGCAGCTTGGTTCTCTGGATCGCAACGAGTCAACAG GCCTAGAAGCATCCTGGTGTATAACTGCACAACTGGTGGGATCAACCCGTTTCGCTGGGGCGAAGTCG AGTACCATGTAATATCTACATTCAAGAGGAACCCCCTCGAACAGGCCTTCCGTCGGCCCAATGTTAATCTCACATCCAATCACCTAATCAATCAGTATTGGATTGCCGTGAGCCACAAGGCTCCGGCCTTCCTGTATGATATGTACCTGAGACTGATTGGACGAGAGCCCAG GATGATGAAGACAATCACTCGGCTGCACAAAGCCATGATGGTCCTGGAGTATTTCACCAGCCATTCATGGGTTTGGAACACAGACAACGTGGCCATGCTGCTGTCCCATATGAGCCCTGAGGACAAGAAG GTGTTCAACTTTGATGTGCGCCAGCTGCACTGGGCGGAGTACATGGAAAATTACTGCATGGGCACAAAAAAATATGTCCTCAATGAAGAGCTTTCAGGGCTGCCTGCTGCACGCAAACACCTCAACAA GCTGAGGAACATCCGCTACACCTTCAACACCATCCTGGTGGTTCTCATCTGGCGCATCTTCATCGCCCGGTCCCAAATGGCCCGCAACATCTGGTACTTTGTGGTGAGCCTCTGTTTCAAATTCCTCTCGTACTTCAGAGCTTCCTCCACCATGAGATAA
- the far1 gene encoding fatty acyl-CoA reductase 1 isoform X5: MVNIPEYYAGKNVLISGATGFMGKVLLEKLLRSCPGVKAVYVMVRSKAGQSPQARVADMINCKLFERLQAEQPDFAEKITAVNSDLTVLELDLSKEDQSILVETINVVFHCAATIRFNEPLKDAIQLNVLATQKMLALAHRMKHLEIFIHVSTAYAHCDREVIEEVVYPPPVNYRKLLDTLDWMDDDLVATLTPKLIGERPNTYTYTKALAEYLVQQEAGDLNVAIVRPSIVGASWKEPFPGWIDNFNGPSGIFIAAGKGILRTMRASNDAVADLVPVDVVINATLAAAWFSGSQRVNRPRSILVYNCTTGGINPFRWGEVENCINMTFKNNPLEQAFRRPNVNLRSNPFTNQYWTTVSHTLPALLYDGYLTLMGHKPRMMKTITRLHKAMMVLEYFTSHSWVWNTDNVAMLLSHMSPEDKKVFNFDVRQLHWAEYMENYCMGTKKYVLNEELSGLPAARKHLNKLRNIRYTFNTILVVLIWRIFIARSQMARNIWYFVVSLCFKFLSYFRASSTMR; this comes from the exons ATGGTGAACATCCCAGAATACTATGCAGGGAAAAATGTGCTGATATCTGGAGCAACGGGCTTCATGGGAAAG GTTCTGCTGGAGAAGCTGCTGAGGTCCTGCCCTGGGGTCAAAGCCGTTTACGTAATGGTTAGGTCAAAAGCTGGGCAGAGCCCTCAAGCCCGTGTAGCCGACATGATTAACTGCAAG TTGTTTGAAAGATTGCAAGCAGAGCAGCCAGACTTTGCAGAGAAGATCACAGCAGTGAACAGTGACCTCACAGTACTGGAGCTCGATCTCAGCAAAGAGGATCAGAGCATCTTGGTTGAAACCATCAACGTTGTCTTCCACTGTGCGGCAACGATACGCTTCAATGAACCGCTCAA AGATGCAATCCAGCTGAATGTCCTGGCCACACAAAAGATGCTGGCCCTGGCCCACAGGATGAAGCACCTGGAGATTTTTATTCACGTCTCCACAGCTTACGCCCACTGTGACAGAGAGGTCATCGAGGAAGTCGTGTACCCGCCTCCTGTAAACTACCGCAAACTCCTTGACACTCTTGA CTGGATGGACGACGATTTGGTAGCAACACTGACCCCCAAGCTTATTGGAGAGCGCCCCAACACTTACACCTACACCAAAGCCTTGGCTGAGTATCTGGTGCAGCAGGAGGCTGGAGACCTCAATGTCGCCATCGTCAGACCCTCAATTGTTGGCGCCAGCTGGAAAGAGCCATTCCCC GGCTGGATTGACAACTTCAATGGACCCAGTGGAATATTTATCGCA GCTGGAAAGGGGATTCTGCGTACGATGAGAGCATCTAATGATGCCGTGGCTGACCTGGTCCCTGTAGATGTGGTCATTAATGCAACTCTAGCGGCAGCTTGGTTCTCTGGATCGCAACGAGTCAACAG GCCTAGAAGCATCCTGGTGTATAACTGCACAACTGGTGGGATCAACCCGTTTCGCTGGGGCGAAGTCG AGAACTGTATAAACATGACCTTCAAGAACAATCCCCTAGAGCAGGCCTTCAGAAGGCCCAATGTCAATCTGCGCTCCAATCCTTTTACTAATCAGTACTGGACAACAGTCAGCCACACCCTGCCGGCCCTGCTGTATGACGGCTATCTCACACTGATGGGCCACAAGCCCCG GATGATGAAGACAATCACTCGGCTGCACAAAGCCATGATGGTCCTGGAGTATTTCACCAGCCATTCATGGGTTTGGAACACAGACAACGTGGCCATGCTGCTGTCCCATATGAGCCCTGAGGACAAGAAG GTGTTCAACTTTGATGTGCGCCAGCTGCACTGGGCGGAGTACATGGAAAATTACTGCATGGGCACAAAAAAATATGTCCTCAATGAAGAGCTTTCAGGGCTGCCTGCTGCACGCAAACACCTCAACAA GCTGAGGAACATCCGCTACACCTTCAACACCATCCTGGTGGTTCTCATCTGGCGCATCTTCATCGCCCGGTCCCAAATGGCCCGCAACATCTGGTACTTTGTGGTGAGCCTCTGTTTCAAATTCCTCTCGTACTTCAGAGCTTCCTCCACCATGAGATAA
- the far1 gene encoding fatty acyl-CoA reductase 1 isoform X1: MVNIPEYYAGKNVLISGATGFMGKVLLEKLLRSCPGVKAVYVMVRSKAGQSPQARVADMINCKLFERLQAEQPDFAEKITAVNSDLTVLELDLSKEDQSILVETINVVFHCAATIRFNEPLKDAIQLNVLATQKMLALAHRMKHLEIFIHVSTAYAHCDREVIEEVVYPPPVNYRKLLDTLDWMDDDLVATLTPKLIGERPNTYTYTKALAEYLVQQEAGDLNVAIVRPSIVGASWKEPFPGWIDNFNGPSGIFIAAGKGILRTMRASNDAVADLVPVDVVINATLAAAWFSGSQRVNRPRSILVYNCTTGGINPFRWGEVENCINMTFKNNPLEQAFRRPNVNLRSNPFTNQYWTTVSHTLPALLYDGYLTLMGHKPRMMKTITRLHKAMMVLEYFTSHSWVWNTDNVAMLLSHMSPEDKKVFNFDVRQLHWAEYMENYCMGTKKYVLNEELSGLPAARKHLNKLRNIRYTFNTILVVLIWRIFIARSQMARNIWYFVVLGLLSNAQKTHLLCYLPSTLSLGASVCMVCASVDETSMIDSGIDEPLVSICPADLFPVVHNRSVLFQDCVWKGD; encoded by the exons ATGGTGAACATCCCAGAATACTATGCAGGGAAAAATGTGCTGATATCTGGAGCAACGGGCTTCATGGGAAAG GTTCTGCTGGAGAAGCTGCTGAGGTCCTGCCCTGGGGTCAAAGCCGTTTACGTAATGGTTAGGTCAAAAGCTGGGCAGAGCCCTCAAGCCCGTGTAGCCGACATGATTAACTGCAAG TTGTTTGAAAGATTGCAAGCAGAGCAGCCAGACTTTGCAGAGAAGATCACAGCAGTGAACAGTGACCTCACAGTACTGGAGCTCGATCTCAGCAAAGAGGATCAGAGCATCTTGGTTGAAACCATCAACGTTGTCTTCCACTGTGCGGCAACGATACGCTTCAATGAACCGCTCAA AGATGCAATCCAGCTGAATGTCCTGGCCACACAAAAGATGCTGGCCCTGGCCCACAGGATGAAGCACCTGGAGATTTTTATTCACGTCTCCACAGCTTACGCCCACTGTGACAGAGAGGTCATCGAGGAAGTCGTGTACCCGCCTCCTGTAAACTACCGCAAACTCCTTGACACTCTTGA CTGGATGGACGACGATTTGGTAGCAACACTGACCCCCAAGCTTATTGGAGAGCGCCCCAACACTTACACCTACACCAAAGCCTTGGCTGAGTATCTGGTGCAGCAGGAGGCTGGAGACCTCAATGTCGCCATCGTCAGACCCTCAATTGTTGGCGCCAGCTGGAAAGAGCCATTCCCC GGCTGGATTGACAACTTCAATGGACCCAGTGGAATATTTATCGCA GCTGGAAAGGGGATTCTGCGTACGATGAGAGCATCTAATGATGCCGTGGCTGACCTGGTCCCTGTAGATGTGGTCATTAATGCAACTCTAGCGGCAGCTTGGTTCTCTGGATCGCAACGAGTCAACAG GCCTAGAAGCATCCTGGTGTATAACTGCACAACTGGTGGGATCAACCCGTTTCGCTGGGGCGAAGTCG AGAACTGTATAAACATGACCTTCAAGAACAATCCCCTAGAGCAGGCCTTCAGAAGGCCCAATGTCAATCTGCGCTCCAATCCTTTTACTAATCAGTACTGGACAACAGTCAGCCACACCCTGCCGGCCCTGCTGTATGACGGCTATCTCACACTGATGGGCCACAAGCCCCG GATGATGAAGACAATCACTCGGCTGCACAAAGCCATGATGGTCCTGGAGTATTTCACCAGCCATTCATGGGTTTGGAACACAGACAACGTGGCCATGCTGCTGTCCCATATGAGCCCTGAGGACAAGAAG GTGTTCAACTTTGATGTGCGCCAGCTGCACTGGGCGGAGTACATGGAAAATTACTGCATGGGCACAAAAAAATATGTCCTCAATGAAGAGCTTTCAGGGCTGCCTGCTGCACGCAAACACCTCAACAA GCTGAGGAACATCCGCTACACCTTCAACACCATCCTGGTGGTTCTCATCTGGCGCATCTTCATCGCCCGGTCCCAAATGGCCCGCAACATCTGGTACTTTGTG gtactcggACTTCTCTCCAATGCCCAAAAAACACATCTGCTGTGTTATTTACCCTCTACATTGTCCTTGGGTGCGAGTGTGTGCATG GTTTGTGCTTCCGTAGATGAGACCAGCATGATTGACAGTGGAATAGATGAACCATTAGTCTCAATCTGTCCAGCTGACCTGTTTCCTGTGGTGCATAACAGATCTGTCCTCTTCCAGGACTGTGTCTGGAAGGGAGATTAA
- the far1 gene encoding fatty acyl-CoA reductase 1 isoform X3: protein MVNIPEYYAGKNVLISGATGFMGKVLLEKLLRSCPGVKAVYVMVRSKAGQSPQARVADMINCKLFERLQAEQPDFAEKITAVNSDLTVLELDLSKEDQSILVETINVVFHCAATIRFNEPLKDAIQLNVLATQKMLALAHRMKHLEIFIHVSTAYAHCDREVIEEVVYPPPVNYRKLLDTLDWMDDDLVATLTPKLIGERPNTYTYTKALAEYLVQQEAGDLNVAIVRPSIVGASWKEPFPGWIDNFNGPSGIFIAAGKGILRTMRASNDAVADLVPVDVVINATLAAAWFSGSQRVNRPRSILVYNCTTGGINPFRWGEVENCINMTFKNNPLEQAFRRPNVNLRSNPFTNQYWTTVSHTLPALLYDGYLTLMGHKPRMMKTITRLHKAMMVLEYFTSHSWVWNTDNVAMLLSHMSPEDKKVFNFDVRQLHWAEYMENYCMGTKKYVLNEELSGLPAARKHLNKLRNIRYTFNTILVVLIWRIFIARSQMARNIWYFVVCASVDETSMIDSGIDEPLVSICPADLFPVVHNRSVLFQDCVWKGD from the exons ATGGTGAACATCCCAGAATACTATGCAGGGAAAAATGTGCTGATATCTGGAGCAACGGGCTTCATGGGAAAG GTTCTGCTGGAGAAGCTGCTGAGGTCCTGCCCTGGGGTCAAAGCCGTTTACGTAATGGTTAGGTCAAAAGCTGGGCAGAGCCCTCAAGCCCGTGTAGCCGACATGATTAACTGCAAG TTGTTTGAAAGATTGCAAGCAGAGCAGCCAGACTTTGCAGAGAAGATCACAGCAGTGAACAGTGACCTCACAGTACTGGAGCTCGATCTCAGCAAAGAGGATCAGAGCATCTTGGTTGAAACCATCAACGTTGTCTTCCACTGTGCGGCAACGATACGCTTCAATGAACCGCTCAA AGATGCAATCCAGCTGAATGTCCTGGCCACACAAAAGATGCTGGCCCTGGCCCACAGGATGAAGCACCTGGAGATTTTTATTCACGTCTCCACAGCTTACGCCCACTGTGACAGAGAGGTCATCGAGGAAGTCGTGTACCCGCCTCCTGTAAACTACCGCAAACTCCTTGACACTCTTGA CTGGATGGACGACGATTTGGTAGCAACACTGACCCCCAAGCTTATTGGAGAGCGCCCCAACACTTACACCTACACCAAAGCCTTGGCTGAGTATCTGGTGCAGCAGGAGGCTGGAGACCTCAATGTCGCCATCGTCAGACCCTCAATTGTTGGCGCCAGCTGGAAAGAGCCATTCCCC GGCTGGATTGACAACTTCAATGGACCCAGTGGAATATTTATCGCA GCTGGAAAGGGGATTCTGCGTACGATGAGAGCATCTAATGATGCCGTGGCTGACCTGGTCCCTGTAGATGTGGTCATTAATGCAACTCTAGCGGCAGCTTGGTTCTCTGGATCGCAACGAGTCAACAG GCCTAGAAGCATCCTGGTGTATAACTGCACAACTGGTGGGATCAACCCGTTTCGCTGGGGCGAAGTCG AGAACTGTATAAACATGACCTTCAAGAACAATCCCCTAGAGCAGGCCTTCAGAAGGCCCAATGTCAATCTGCGCTCCAATCCTTTTACTAATCAGTACTGGACAACAGTCAGCCACACCCTGCCGGCCCTGCTGTATGACGGCTATCTCACACTGATGGGCCACAAGCCCCG GATGATGAAGACAATCACTCGGCTGCACAAAGCCATGATGGTCCTGGAGTATTTCACCAGCCATTCATGGGTTTGGAACACAGACAACGTGGCCATGCTGCTGTCCCATATGAGCCCTGAGGACAAGAAG GTGTTCAACTTTGATGTGCGCCAGCTGCACTGGGCGGAGTACATGGAAAATTACTGCATGGGCACAAAAAAATATGTCCTCAATGAAGAGCTTTCAGGGCTGCCTGCTGCACGCAAACACCTCAACAA GCTGAGGAACATCCGCTACACCTTCAACACCATCCTGGTGGTTCTCATCTGGCGCATCTTCATCGCCCGGTCCCAAATGGCCCGCAACATCTGGTACTTTGTG GTTTGTGCTTCCGTAGATGAGACCAGCATGATTGACAGTGGAATAGATGAACCATTAGTCTCAATCTGTCCAGCTGACCTGTTTCCTGTGGTGCATAACAGATCTGTCCTCTTCCAGGACTGTGTCTGGAAGGGAGATTAA
- the far1 gene encoding fatty acyl-CoA reductase 1 isoform X4: MVNIPEYYAGKNVLISGATGFMGKVLLEKLLRSCPGVKAVYVMVRSKAGQSPQARVADMINCKLFERLQAEQPDFAEKITAVNSDLTVLELDLSKEDQSILVETINVVFHCAATIRFNEPLKDAIQLNVLATQKMLALAHRMKHLEIFIHVSTAYAHCDREVIEEVVYPPPVNYRKLLDTLDWMDDDLVATLTPKLIGERPNTYTYTKALAEYLVQQEAGDLNVAIVRPSIVGASWKEPFPGWIDNFNGPSGIFIAAGKGILRTMRASNDAVADLVPVDVVINATLAAAWFSGSQRVNRPRSILVYNCTTGGINPFRWGEVENCINMTFKNNPLEQAFRRPNVNLRSNPFTNQYWTTVSHTLPALLYDGYLTLMGHKPRMMKTITRLHKAMMVLEYFTSHSWVWNTDNVAMLLSHMSPEDKKVFNFDVRQLHWAEYMENYCMGTKKYVLNEELSGLPAARKHLNKLRNIRYTFNTILVVLIWRIFIARSQMARNIWYFVVLGLLSNAQKTHLLCYLPSTLSLGASVCMK, encoded by the exons ATGGTGAACATCCCAGAATACTATGCAGGGAAAAATGTGCTGATATCTGGAGCAACGGGCTTCATGGGAAAG GTTCTGCTGGAGAAGCTGCTGAGGTCCTGCCCTGGGGTCAAAGCCGTTTACGTAATGGTTAGGTCAAAAGCTGGGCAGAGCCCTCAAGCCCGTGTAGCCGACATGATTAACTGCAAG TTGTTTGAAAGATTGCAAGCAGAGCAGCCAGACTTTGCAGAGAAGATCACAGCAGTGAACAGTGACCTCACAGTACTGGAGCTCGATCTCAGCAAAGAGGATCAGAGCATCTTGGTTGAAACCATCAACGTTGTCTTCCACTGTGCGGCAACGATACGCTTCAATGAACCGCTCAA AGATGCAATCCAGCTGAATGTCCTGGCCACACAAAAGATGCTGGCCCTGGCCCACAGGATGAAGCACCTGGAGATTTTTATTCACGTCTCCACAGCTTACGCCCACTGTGACAGAGAGGTCATCGAGGAAGTCGTGTACCCGCCTCCTGTAAACTACCGCAAACTCCTTGACACTCTTGA CTGGATGGACGACGATTTGGTAGCAACACTGACCCCCAAGCTTATTGGAGAGCGCCCCAACACTTACACCTACACCAAAGCCTTGGCTGAGTATCTGGTGCAGCAGGAGGCTGGAGACCTCAATGTCGCCATCGTCAGACCCTCAATTGTTGGCGCCAGCTGGAAAGAGCCATTCCCC GGCTGGATTGACAACTTCAATGGACCCAGTGGAATATTTATCGCA GCTGGAAAGGGGATTCTGCGTACGATGAGAGCATCTAATGATGCCGTGGCTGACCTGGTCCCTGTAGATGTGGTCATTAATGCAACTCTAGCGGCAGCTTGGTTCTCTGGATCGCAACGAGTCAACAG GCCTAGAAGCATCCTGGTGTATAACTGCACAACTGGTGGGATCAACCCGTTTCGCTGGGGCGAAGTCG AGAACTGTATAAACATGACCTTCAAGAACAATCCCCTAGAGCAGGCCTTCAGAAGGCCCAATGTCAATCTGCGCTCCAATCCTTTTACTAATCAGTACTGGACAACAGTCAGCCACACCCTGCCGGCCCTGCTGTATGACGGCTATCTCACACTGATGGGCCACAAGCCCCG GATGATGAAGACAATCACTCGGCTGCACAAAGCCATGATGGTCCTGGAGTATTTCACCAGCCATTCATGGGTTTGGAACACAGACAACGTGGCCATGCTGCTGTCCCATATGAGCCCTGAGGACAAGAAG GTGTTCAACTTTGATGTGCGCCAGCTGCACTGGGCGGAGTACATGGAAAATTACTGCATGGGCACAAAAAAATATGTCCTCAATGAAGAGCTTTCAGGGCTGCCTGCTGCACGCAAACACCTCAACAA GCTGAGGAACATCCGCTACACCTTCAACACCATCCTGGTGGTTCTCATCTGGCGCATCTTCATCGCCCGGTCCCAAATGGCCCGCAACATCTGGTACTTTGTG gtactcggACTTCTCTCCAATGCCCAAAAAACACATCTGCTGTGTTATTTACCCTCTACATTGTCCTTGGGTGCGAGTGTGTGCATG AAATAA